The proteins below come from a single Bubalus kerabau isolate K-KA32 ecotype Philippines breed swamp buffalo chromosome 19, PCC_UOA_SB_1v2, whole genome shotgun sequence genomic window:
- the ASB7 gene encoding ankyrin repeat and SOCS box protein 7 isoform X2 has product MLHHHCRRNPELQEELQIQAAVAAGDVHTVRKMLEQGYSPNGRDANGWTLLHFSAARGKERCVRVFLEHGADPTVKDLIGGFTALHYAAMHGRARIARLMLESEYRSDIINAKSNDGWTPLHVAAHYGRDSFVRLLLEFKAEVDPLSDKGTTPLQLAIIRERSSCVKILLDHNANIDIQNGFLLRYAVIKSNHSYCRMFLQRGADTNLGRLEDGQTPLHLSALRDDVLCARMLYNYGADTNTRNYEGQTPLAVSISISGSSRPCLDFLQEVTSGDTEAQKRDLLTQVQPAY; this is encoded by the exons ATGTTACACCACCATTGTCGAAGGAACCCTGAACTCCAGGAAGAGTTGCAGATTCAAGCTGCAGTGGCTGCTGGGGATGTTCACACAGTGCGGAAGATGTTAGAGCAAGGCTACTCTCCAAATGGTCGGGATGCCAATGGCTGGACCCTGCTTCATTTCTCTGCagcaagaggaaaggaaagatgtgTTCGAGTATTTCTAGAGCATGGAG CTGATCCCACAGTTAAGGACTTAATCGGAGGCTTCACTGCTCTTCATTATGCAGCCATGCATGGCCGGGCCCGGATTGCACGCCTGATGTTAGAATCTGAATACAGGAGCGACATTATTAATGCCAAAAGCAATGATGGCTGGACTCCCCTTCATGTGGCCGCTCACTATGGTAGGGACTCATTTGTCCGACTCCTACTGGAGTTCAAGGCTGAGGTTGACCCGCTCAGTGATAAAGGTACAACGCCGCTTCAGCTCGCCATTATCCGAGAGCGGTCAAGCTGTGTGAAAATCCTCCTGGACCACAACGCCAACATCGACATTCAGAACGGTTTCCTGTTGAGATACGCTGTGATTAAAAGCAATCACTCTTATTGCCGAATGTTCCTCCAGAGAGGAGCAGACACAAACTTGGGTCGCTTAGAAGACGGACAGACTCCTTTACATTTGTCTGCCCTTAGGGACGATGTGCTCTGTGCACGGATGTTATATAATTATGGAGCGGACACGAACACAAGGAACTATGAAGGACAGACCCCATTGGCTGTTTCAATAAGCATTTCTGGAAGTAGTCGACCGTGTTTGGATTTCTTACAAGAAGTCACAA